A single Defluviitalea saccharophila DNA region contains:
- a CDS encoding zinc ribbon domain-containing protein, which produces MGKYCMNCGNELYTGARFCAKCGAAALNAPSNHVIAAQPKSVPQTQTKTEAQPQKPIPPVATPKRKSAAAPKRNGGRNALCIILSVLLVIQTTVVALYGWPGFMVGGGKDAVVETEKAIVSTDNASITLSGVRIDIDTLNLIDGEKELTVSRKKQSVDEASGLTSVEYDITLGEMHHLYAPLTVTVPYNNKTADDGEVVLEHYNSDYGMWIPQSTVNNGDGTVTASLTSLSPVKLVYLGKDYPTGVFYISEKDSNYAKMMVSHRYWNIIKNKPRDDAKAIVKDFLENGNTKNSMPWAENLLSPDGIDLTNNISGIFDELFNSVSSLTELTSMQMRFTTEKVAKGISVVGLGVALTQLGLDLYNSKGNDSTAAANLYKNIFSSSGSLFTYMTGYGSLPFSVAFLGVAVVSFGLDYGVQTAEEYKEKVNKNIFDQYFKDYAKFDEKHWYKLFVDAYWDEWQNGTASVEGIEAAYKTVLDAIEGYSEEFWKDVFREGSDALTFAVAEAGKTNYYTPTEDQKAMYVEEFKRYMNIRFKEKVIPWIERFLLEQQQDALYASLYKLCEPFNEYYRVQVQEIAPIDSGDTCKYQEHTIRFGNESGFTLIDIPDTWTLNAPQDDDQWAVTSEFTCLSYLLAGAPDRIMLFPKDSDETDPKDAVLTQKFDWYTGDDIFEDDPALTQEFNATEKVTVISLGQMRKDFEYYLVERYDLDPRRLYYDGYGYEIMAVKRDMQSNRLTEHLIRGIDAEVEQDSYREYSYDSSTGLLTMSDGLEYSELKPNSDWTNISGHRSSPEFLPGKWGMEEEKTGKMLYKYIRYLAVNQLSPGKWQVDETGETIEYVLNSFDASDQQSKRLESPSGRSFLEEARSFATEMGIEMYDGQGYD; this is translated from the coding sequence ATGGGAAAATATTGTATGAATTGTGGCAACGAGCTTTATACTGGTGCTCGCTTCTGCGCCAAATGTGGCGCGGCGGCGCTTAACGCGCCCTCGAATCATGTTATCGCAGCACAGCCGAAATCTGTGCCGCAGACGCAGACTAAAACCGAGGCACAACCTCAAAAACCAATCCCGCCCGTTGCGACACCAAAAAGAAAAAGTGCCGCAGCACCGAAAAGAAACGGCGGGCGTAATGCGCTGTGTATTATATTGTCCGTCTTGCTCGTCATACAGACCACTGTGGTGGCGCTCTACGGCTGGCCGGGGTTTATGGTGGGCGGCGGCAAAGACGCAGTTGTTGAGACCGAAAAGGCGATTGTCTCCACGGATAACGCATCGATCACACTGTCCGGTGTGAGGATTGATATCGATACCTTAAACCTCATTGACGGTGAAAAGGAACTGACCGTCAGCCGCAAAAAACAATCGGTTGACGAAGCCTCCGGACTTACGTCGGTGGAATATGACATTACTCTGGGAGAAATGCATCATCTTTACGCACCGCTTACGGTCACCGTTCCATACAACAATAAAACTGCCGACGACGGTGAGGTTGTATTAGAGCATTACAATAGCGATTATGGGATGTGGATACCTCAGAGTACCGTCAACAATGGCGACGGCACGGTCACCGCAAGTCTGACATCCCTTTCGCCAGTGAAGCTCGTATATCTCGGCAAAGATTATCCTACCGGCGTTTTTTACATCTCTGAAAAGGATTCAAACTATGCAAAGATGATGGTTAGCCATAGATACTGGAATATTATTAAGAATAAACCGCGAGATGACGCTAAAGCAATTGTAAAAGACTTCTTAGAAAATGGAAATACAAAAAATTCCATGCCGTGGGCAGAAAATCTGTTATCGCCTGATGGAATTGATTTGACAAACAACATATCCGGTATATTCGATGAACTTTTCAACTCAGTAAGTTCGTTAACAGAACTGACGTCTATGCAGATGAGATTCACTACCGAAAAAGTGGCAAAAGGCATCTCTGTTGTTGGTCTTGGGGTAGCATTAACCCAGCTTGGATTGGATCTTTATAATTCAAAAGGAAATGACAGTACTGCGGCAGCAAATCTGTACAAGAATATCTTTTCGAGCAGTGGCTCATTATTTACCTACATGACCGGGTACGGCTCCCTGCCGTTTTCTGTAGCCTTTTTAGGCGTAGCTGTAGTAAGCTTCGGATTGGACTATGGTGTCCAAACGGCAGAGGAGTACAAGGAGAAAGTCAACAAAAACATATTTGACCAGTATTTCAAGGATTATGCGAAATTTGACGAAAAGCACTGGTACAAACTTTTTGTTGATGCATACTGGGATGAATGGCAGAATGGAACGGCATCGGTAGAAGGGATTGAAGCGGCATATAAAACGGTGCTGGATGCGATCGAAGGATACTCCGAAGAATTTTGGAAAGACGTATTCAGGGAAGGCAGCGACGCGCTGACCTTTGCTGTAGCCGAAGCCGGTAAAACAAACTATTATACACCGACGGAAGACCAGAAGGCGATGTATGTCGAGGAATTTAAAAGGTATATGAATATACGTTTTAAGGAAAAAGTTATACCGTGGATAGAACGATTTCTGTTAGAACAGCAGCAGGATGCGCTTTACGCTTCGCTGTATAAGCTCTGTGAACCGTTCAACGAATACTACAGAGTTCAAGTTCAGGAGATTGCACCCATAGATTCAGGTGACACTTGCAAATATCAGGAACACACGATACGGTTCGGTAACGAAAGTGGATTCACCCTTATTGATATACCCGACACATGGACGCTTAATGCGCCACAGGACGATGACCAATGGGCTGTCACAAGTGAATTCACATGTCTTTCATACCTTTTGGCTGGAGCACCGGACAGAATCATGTTGTTTCCTAAAGACAGCGACGAAACAGACCCAAAAGATGCTGTTTTGACCCAAAAATTTGACTGGTATACGGGCGACGACATATTTGAGGATGACCCGGCGCTGACGCAGGAATTTAATGCAACGGAAAAGGTCACGGTGATTTCACTAGGACAGATGAGGAAGGACTTTGAATACTATTTGGTTGAAAGATATGACTTAGACCCTCGTCGCCTCTACTATGACGGCTACGGATATGAAATTATGGCCGTCAAGCGTGATATGCAGTCTAATCGACTTACGGAACATTTGATTAGGGGGATAGATGCGGAAGTAGAGCAGGATAGCTATCGAGAATACAGTTATGATTCTTCCACTGGATTGCTTACAATGAGTGATGGCCTCGAATATTCGGAACTCAAGCCTAACTCAGATTGGACGAATATAAGCGGACACCGCTCTTCTCCTGAGTTTCTTCCGGGCAAATGGGGGATGGAGGAAGAGAAAACAGGGAAAATGCTGTATAAATATATAAGATACCTTGCAGTAAACCAGCTCTCTCCCGGCAAATGGCAGGTGGATGAGACTGGAGAAACCATTGAATATGTACTTAATTCCTTTGATGCCAGCGACCAACAATCAAAACGTCTGGAATCTCCTTCGGGACGGAGCTTTCTCGAAGAGGCGCGTTCCTTTGCCACAGAAATGGGCATAGAGATGTATGACGGCCAAGGATATGATTGA
- a CDS encoding zinc ribbon domain-containing protein, whose product MAKKKANKNIPIPILILICAVLLHAIYTSVSTLALAIWGDSVMGTVDSYDSRLDNTKAEPNRSRTVSKGYWFIANGKEYRGYVIYSSDEAWPSLDEGETRSERIRYLSFLPYVNKPAMLCEFSEMGEGAIIYHILAPIGSLLLLLLVIRTARRGKKKKPAARKPAAPQIFEVRSDTDMFCPNCGNKLPEGAAFCSGCGAKTQASAPDVCTACGMALPEGAEFCIGCGAAVNPVTPQPMEPSQATAPMPSQGGAGLVGFSDRCNSPEILAAAQKNKKSSIGCMWILVFVPLIGFPIAGLLMDDFPFGESLVIGVGIALVMLVINLLALRRTKQPMWEGVVVNKYSKEKSEHRGGEDDNYRTYTEYTTIINTDAGKKKTIVEKDSGRHMYDYLSVGNRVRFHPKFGTYEKYDKSKDRIIYCNVCSMMNPIQNDRCKRCNNLLFK is encoded by the coding sequence ATGGCAAAGAAGAAAGCAAACAAAAACATCCCTATTCCCATCCTCATCCTTATCTGCGCCGTGTTGCTGCATGCCATATATACCAGCGTCAGCACCCTTGCGCTGGCGATATGGGGCGACAGCGTAATGGGTACGGTGGACAGCTATGACAGCCGGCTGGACAACACAAAAGCGGAGCCAAATCGCTCCCGAACCGTTTCCAAGGGATATTGGTTTATAGCAAATGGCAAGGAATACCGGGGCTATGTGATATATAGCAGCGACGAGGCTTGGCCAAGCTTGGATGAAGGTGAAACGCGCTCCGAGCGCATCCGCTACCTTAGCTTTTTACCTTATGTGAATAAGCCCGCCATGCTGTGCGAATTTAGCGAGATGGGCGAAGGGGCAATTATTTACCACATTCTCGCCCCTATCGGTTCTCTGCTTTTGCTGCTGCTTGTCATACGCACAGCCAGACGAGGGAAAAAGAAGAAACCAGCGGCGAGGAAACCCGCCGCGCCTCAAATATTCGAAGTAAGGAGTGATACGGATATGTTTTGTCCCAACTGCGGAAACAAGCTGCCGGAGGGCGCGGCTTTCTGTTCGGGCTGCGGCGCAAAAACACAGGCCAGCGCCCCCGACGTGTGTACGGCCTGCGGCATGGCGCTGCCGGAGGGAGCCGAATTTTGCATCGGCTGCGGAGCGGCGGTGAACCCGGTAACGCCGCAGCCGATGGAGCCGAGCCAAGCGACAGCTCCTATGCCCTCACAGGGGGGCGCGGGGCTGGTCGGCTTTTCCGATAGATGTAATTCACCCGAGATACTGGCCGCCGCGCAGAAGAATAAGAAATCCTCCATCGGTTGTATGTGGATATTGGTTTTCGTGCCGCTCATCGGCTTTCCCATCGCTGGTCTGCTGATGGACGATTTCCCCTTTGGAGAATCCCTTGTCATCGGCGTGGGCATTGCTCTTGTCATGCTGGTCATTAACCTTCTGGCGCTGCGAAGAACCAAACAGCCCATGTGGGAGGGAGTAGTCGTCAACAAGTACAGCAAGGAGAAAAGCGAGCATAGGGGCGGCGAGGACGATAATTACAGAACCTATACGGAATATACTACGATCATCAACACTGACGCGGGAAAGAAAAAGACCATCGTGGAAAAGGACAGCGGGCGGCATATGTACGACTATCTCTCCGTTGGCAACAGGGTGCGGTTTCATCCCAAATTCGGTACATACGAGAAGTACGACAAATCTAAAGACCGTATCATTTACTGCAATGTCTGCTCCATGATGAACCCCATACAAAATGACCGCTGCAAGCGGTGCAATAATTTATTATTCAAATAA
- a CDS encoding zinc ribbon domain-containing protein: MDKFNTLLEAAQLAATRCGSWSFATSDDRYDVKGLLVLAETSDSETPIDEDSFYVVSRAGAIGLCEDGEDIDWLFLTGSSEDEDLPATYQVDPQINFCPKCGSGVVSGARFCGKCGNRL; the protein is encoded by the coding sequence ATGGATAAATTTAATACTTTGCTGGAGGCGGCACAGCTTGCAGCCACACGTTGCGGAAGCTGGAGCTTTGCCACTTCCGATGATAGATATGATGTAAAAGGTTTACTGGTGCTTGCCGAGACAAGCGACAGTGAAACCCCCATCGATGAGGACAGCTTTTATGTGGTATCGCGCGCCGGAGCCATCGGCTTATGCGAGGACGGAGAGGACATCGACTGGCTGTTTCTGACAGGCTCCAGTGAAGATGAGGATTTACCCGCCACCTATCAGGTCGACCCGCAAATAAATTTCTGCCCGAAATGCGGCTCCGGTGTTGTTTCCGGCGCTCGCTTTTGCGGAAAGTGCGGCAATAGACTCTGA
- the nagA gene encoding N-acetylglucosamine-6-phosphate deacetylase, whose product MKCLYNGKLILKDQVITGKAIIFDERIYDIVDENELSTIKNLEKIDAKGNYISPGFIDIHIHGFDGYDTMDGTEEALKSISKGITRNGVTSFLPTTMTMSKERILNALEAVRQFKGKETEGAEILGVHMEGPFINVKFKGAQDPQYIIPSDFEMVKAYKDIISLITIAPETEGALEFIKKVKRETNIVLSMGHTAATYEEAREGIICGISHVTHLFNAMTGLHHRNPGVVGAALTHDVTCEVIADTIHIHSGLFSMLLKTKGIDKIVLVTDCMSAGGKEEGEYELGGQKVIVKDKQARLEDNTLAGSVLNLKDAVYNVNEHTDFTIPQLISLVTATPAKILGVNQRKGTLEVGKDADITVFDNKMNISLTIGRGKILYEI is encoded by the coding sequence ATGAAGTGTTTGTATAATGGAAAGCTAATTTTAAAAGACCAGGTCATTACGGGAAAAGCGATTATCTTCGATGAGCGAATTTATGATATTGTTGATGAAAATGAATTGAGTACGATTAAAAATCTGGAAAAGATCGATGCAAAGGGTAATTATATCTCACCGGGATTTATTGATATACACATTCATGGATTTGATGGATATGATACAATGGACGGCACTGAAGAAGCTCTTAAGTCAATCAGTAAAGGCATTACAAGAAACGGAGTAACCTCATTTTTACCCACGACTATGACAATGTCCAAGGAAAGAATCCTGAATGCCCTGGAAGCTGTACGCCAATTCAAAGGAAAGGAAACAGAAGGAGCAGAAATTTTAGGGGTTCATATGGAGGGGCCGTTTATTAATGTGAAATTTAAAGGTGCCCAGGACCCACAGTATATCATCCCTTCGGATTTTGAAATGGTTAAAGCATATAAAGATATCATCTCATTAATTACTATAGCACCGGAGACAGAAGGGGCATTGGAATTTATTAAAAAGGTTAAAAGAGAGACCAATATCGTTCTTTCTATGGGACATACAGCTGCTACTTATGAAGAAGCCAGAGAAGGTATTATTTGCGGTATTAGCCATGTTACCCATTTATTTAATGCTATGACAGGGCTTCATCACCGTAATCCGGGAGTGGTAGGAGCTGCTTTAACCCATGATGTTACCTGTGAGGTAATCGCAGATACGATTCATATCCATTCTGGACTATTCTCAATGCTTCTTAAGACAAAAGGTATAGACAAAATCGTTCTGGTTACCGATTGTATGTCTGCCGGAGGAAAAGAAGAGGGAGAGTATGAATTAGGGGGACAAAAAGTAATTGTTAAAGATAAACAAGCCAGACTTGAAGATAATACCCTTGCCGGAAGTGTGCTTAATTTAAAAGATGCAGTATATAATGTTAATGAGCATACTGATTTTACCATTCCTCAGTTAATTTCTCTTGTTACCGCAACTCCTGCAAAAATCCTGGGGGTTAACCAGCGAAAGGGAACTCTTGAAGTAGGAAAAGATGCAGATATAACGGTATTTGATAACAAAATGAATATTTCTTTAACTATTGGAAGGGGGAAAATTTTGTATGAAATTTAA
- the nagB gene encoding glucosamine-6-phosphate deaminase: MKFNLGNLRIYIESNYEEMSKKAAYILSSQIRLYPQSVIGLATGGTPVGMYKELVRMHKEEDLDFSELTTFNLDEYYPISKDNPQSYYYYMMDNLFSHVNIDINRVHIPNGMAEDVKEECKNYEKMIRNAGGVSLQILGIGPNGHIGFNEPDTKLEPYTHLVELDEKTIEANSRYFNSMEEVPKQALSMGVKTIMSAKKLVLLASGKNKAEVIKEAIMGGITPEIPASFLQLHPDVTFILDAEAASQLLPLLK; encoded by the coding sequence ATGAAATTTAATTTAGGAAATCTAAGAATTTATATTGAATCTAATTATGAAGAAATGAGTAAAAAAGCAGCTTACATTTTATCAAGCCAAATTCGCCTTTATCCTCAAAGTGTAATAGGTCTTGCTACCGGAGGAACCCCTGTCGGTATGTACAAAGAACTGGTGCGTATGCATAAAGAAGAGGACTTAGATTTTTCTGAACTCACTACCTTTAATTTAGATGAATATTATCCTATTTCAAAGGATAATCCTCAAAGCTACTATTATTATATGATGGATAATTTATTCAGTCATGTGAATATTGATATAAACCGAGTGCATATACCAAATGGAATGGCAGAAGATGTTAAGGAAGAATGCAAGAACTATGAAAAGATGATAAGAAATGCCGGAGGCGTTTCTCTTCAGATCTTAGGCATCGGTCCTAATGGGCATATCGGATTTAATGAACCTGATACCAAATTAGAACCCTACACCCATTTGGTTGAATTGGATGAAAAGACGATTGAAGCCAATTCAAGATATTTTAATTCAATGGAAGAAGTTCCAAAGCAAGCACTCAGTATGGGCGTTAAAACCATTATGAGTGCAAAGAAGCTTGTCCTTTTGGCAAGCGGAAAAAATAAAGCTGAAGTTATTAAGGAAGCTATTATGGGAGGCATTACACCGGAGATTCCTGCATCCTTTTTACAGCTTCATCCGGATGTAACTTTTATATTGGATGCAGAAGCTGCTTCACAACTTCTGCCATTGCTAAAATAG
- a CDS encoding magnesium transporter CorA family protein, producing the protein MNIYHLTQNKILKDISDNLSWYSEDNSYFILCLTKEIKLLQPIFHFDSSTIEECLTFDENIRFDSYENYDFISLNYFYFLDNKTFFEEINLYIGSNYIILVGEPKSTIIDEIEKYITQKINMMENPANELNRIYFWIFDRILSHFFSSLEHLEDKLQRLELDIITNVEKKQFIEINTIRMQINQLKKYLRPLLYIGDQFLVNENGFIKPNHVRYFKNIDIRMNKLYDYLSSLKEMGDQLLYLYESVLTAQTNAIVTRLTILALFFAPLTLITGIYGMNFEYMPELSWKYGYPLSLGIMFLLIIILYIIFKRKKWL; encoded by the coding sequence ATGAACATTTATCATCTTACTCAAAATAAGATTCTTAAAGATATTTCGGATAATCTTTCCTGGTACAGTGAAGACAATAGCTATTTTATTTTATGTTTAACAAAGGAAATCAAACTCCTGCAGCCCATATTTCATTTTGATTCCAGTACCATTGAAGAATGTTTAACCTTTGATGAAAATATTCGTTTCGACAGCTATGAAAACTATGATTTTATCAGTCTAAACTACTTTTATTTCTTGGATAATAAAACTTTTTTTGAAGAAATCAATTTATATATCGGTTCTAACTATATTATTCTGGTAGGGGAACCAAAAAGCACTATCATCGATGAAATAGAAAAATATATTACTCAAAAAATTAATATGATGGAGAATCCTGCGAACGAACTCAACAGAATCTATTTTTGGATATTTGATCGAATTCTTAGTCATTTCTTTTCGTCATTAGAACATCTAGAGGATAAACTTCAGCGGCTGGAATTGGATATCATCACGAATGTAGAGAAAAAGCAATTCATAGAAATAAACACTATTAGAATGCAAATCAATCAATTAAAAAAATATCTTCGCCCTCTTTTGTATATCGGAGATCAATTTCTCGTCAATGAAAATGGCTTTATAAAACCGAACCATGTTCGGTATTTCAAAAATATCGATATCAGAATGAATAAACTCTATGATTATTTATCCAGTCTAAAAGAAATGGGGGATCAGTTATTATATTTATACGAATCCGTTCTTACTGCACAAACCAATGCCATTGTGACTCGATTGACGATACTTGCCCTTTTCTTTGCTCCCCTTACACTGATTACAGGAATCTATGGAATGAATTTTGAATATATGCCGGAACTGAGCTGGAAATATGGTTATCCACTGAGTCTCGGAATTATGTTTCTGCTTATAATTATCCTCTATATTATTTTTAAAAGAAAAAAATGGCTGTAA
- a CDS encoding amidase domain-containing protein, which yields MSEKYNRKNAVEYAIKYGKRPNPDYVYFQGNDCTNFISQCLRAGGAKNHYHPTHPWWYQNGKASICWAVAASLYWYIRTVTQEKGFGIKAKTVSIKGDDSYNASIADLLEIGDIIQYRNNQNRIQHSAIITGFTYQGGIKEPLVSQHTFEAVNIPWRKNFKETIFHHILSIN from the coding sequence ATGAGTGAGAAGTATAATCGAAAAAATGCCGTAGAATATGCCATAAAATACGGAAAGCGACCGAATCCTGACTATGTTTATTTCCAAGGCAACGACTGTACTAATTTTATTTCTCAATGCCTAAGGGCAGGAGGTGCTAAAAATCATTATCACCCTACCCATCCCTGGTGGTATCAAAATGGCAAAGCATCGATTTGTTGGGCAGTAGCTGCTTCTTTATATTGGTATATTCGCACCGTAACACAGGAAAAGGGCTTTGGTATAAAAGCAAAAACCGTCTCCATAAAAGGAGACGATTCCTATAATGCTTCTATAGCAGATTTATTGGAAATAGGAGATATTATTCAATACAGAAATAATCAAAACAGAATTCAGCATTCGGCAATCATTACAGGTTTTACCTACCAAGGTGGAATCAAAGAGCCTCTTGTTTCTCAACATACCTTTGAAGCGGTGAATATTCCCTGGAGAAAGAATTTTAAAGAAACGATTTTTCACCACATTTTATCTATAAACTAA
- a CDS encoding accessory gene regulator B family protein, with protein MSIIDHTAEKLAYQIKKASPNTDEQIVKYYYTRVLNHLIFYLMCIPLIILLNLKVSSFIIILISYTLLRRCFGGSHLESDIGCLILSLVTMLGGTWVSNYIKPSIALIIAIYMLTLAVIQWTGLVDSPKKRIVKLRAAFIRQGYFTIACLGMITFILYSFDKTRAMTNPVLVGIVIELVSLVIGKIRYR; from the coding sequence ATGAGTATAATAGACCATACAGCAGAAAAGCTTGCATATCAAATAAAAAAAGCTTCTCCAAATACGGATGAACAAATAGTAAAATATTATTATACCAGAGTACTTAATCATCTTATTTTTTATTTGATGTGTATACCTTTAATCATTTTGCTGAATTTAAAAGTATCTTCATTTATTATTATTTTAATAAGTTATACTCTTTTGCGTAGATGCTTTGGCGGTTCTCATCTTGAAAGCGATATTGGATGTTTAATATTAAGTTTGGTAACAATGCTTGGAGGGACTTGGGTATCAAATTACATTAAGCCCTCTATTGCTCTTATTATTGCAATATATATGCTTACTCTTGCAGTAATTCAATGGACCGGACTTGTAGATTCCCCTAAAAAAAGAATTGTGAAATTACGGGCGGCATTTATAAGACAAGGCTATTTTACAATCGCCTGCTTAGGCATGATTACTTTTATATTATATAGTTTTGATAAGACCAGGGCTATGACAAATCCTGTATTAGTTGGAATAGTCATAGAATTAGTCAGTTTGGTCATTGGGAAAATTAGATACAGATAG
- a CDS encoding FAD-dependent oxidoreductase produces MVKEKSNSYWIASTKETNYPQLSEDISVDVAIIGGGMVGISSAWYLKKEGLKVAVIEAKKILEGVTGNTTAKITAQHHLIYDTLIKKFGENIAQQYANANLWAIEEIAKIINENGIDCDFIRQPAYIYTQSEDYIKQIEDEVKAAQKLGINASFESNLPLPFSIKGAMRFDNQAQFHPRKYLLPLAEKIPGDGSFIFENTRMKNIEGENPYTVITTSGKITAKYVIIASHFPVYDHFGFYFARMYESRTYALGMKIKEKFPGGMYLSAESPSRSLRSQPYEDSELVILVGEEHKTGQHKEASEHYRKLEAFAREHYEVEDILYHWSAQDCMPLDDIPYIGRITSTAANMYVATGFKKWGMTHSVVGAAIIRDQILNRQNPWEEVYNPSRFTLKQSAKKFFEINADVAKELISGKLEIPQDTLKDLKEEEGSAIEIEGRRIGAYKDHKGEIHLVDTTCSHMGCELKWNDAEKTWDCPCHGSRFTYNGEVIEGPAVNPLQRLKIRE; encoded by the coding sequence ATGGTAAAAGAGAAATCAAATTCTTATTGGATTGCTTCCACCAAAGAGACCAATTACCCTCAGCTTTCAGAGGATATATCTGTTGACGTTGCCATTATCGGCGGAGGGATGGTTGGCATTAGTTCTGCCTGGTATTTAAAAAAAGAAGGATTAAAGGTTGCCGTTATAGAAGCCAAAAAGATTTTAGAAGGGGTAACAGGAAATACTACGGCAAAAATTACGGCACAGCATCACCTGATCTACGATACTCTTATTAAAAAATTTGGAGAAAACATAGCACAGCAATATGCCAATGCAAATTTATGGGCCATAGAAGAGATTGCTAAGATCATTAATGAAAATGGCATAGACTGTGATTTTATAAGACAGCCGGCTTATATTTATACCCAGTCGGAAGACTATATAAAGCAGATCGAAGACGAGGTTAAGGCTGCACAAAAATTAGGCATCAATGCTTCCTTTGAGTCAAATCTTCCTCTGCCTTTTTCCATTAAGGGCGCCATGAGATTTGACAATCAGGCTCAATTTCATCCAAGAAAATACCTGCTTCCCTTGGCGGAAAAAATTCCAGGGGACGGAAGCTTCATATTTGAGAATACAAGAATGAAAAATATAGAAGGAGAAAACCCTTATACAGTCATTACCACAAGTGGGAAAATTACTGCGAAATACGTTATTATTGCATCTCACTTCCCTGTATACGATCATTTTGGATTCTATTTTGCCAGAATGTATGAATCAAGAACCTATGCCTTAGGTATGAAGATCAAAGAGAAATTCCCCGGGGGCATGTATCTTTCTGCAGAAAGTCCAAGCCGTTCTCTTCGTTCACAGCCTTATGAAGATAGTGAACTAGTAATTCTTGTAGGAGAGGAGCATAAGACAGGGCAGCATAAGGAAGCATCAGAACATTACAGAAAGTTAGAGGCATTTGCCCGTGAACACTATGAGGTAGAAGATATTTTATATCATTGGTCTGCCCAGGATTGTATGCCCCTTGACGATATTCCTTACATCGGACGTATTACTTCAACCGCAGCCAATATGTATGTGGCTACAGGGTTTAAAAAATGGGGAATGACCCACAGCGTTGTAGGAGCAGCCATTATTAGAGACCAAATTCTGAACAGACAAAACCCTTGGGAAGAAGTATATAATCCTTCAAGGTTTACCCTTAAGCAGTCGGCTAAGAAATTCTTTGAAATCAATGCAGATGTGGCAAAGGAACTTATTTCAGGGAAATTAGAAATTCCTCAAGATACCCTAAAGGATTTAAAAGAAGAAGAAGGCTCAGCCATTGAGATTGAAGGCAGAAGAATAGGCGCGTATAAAGACCATAAGGGAGAAATACATCTAGTAGATACCACTTGCAGTCATATGGGATGTGAATTAAAATGGAACGATGCTGAAAAGACATGGGACTGTCCTTGCCATGGTTCAAGATTTACCTACAATGGAGAGGTTATAGAAGGTCCGGCAGTTAATCCTCTGCAAAGACTAAAAATACGAGAATAA